The Miscanthus floridulus cultivar M001 chromosome 17, ASM1932011v1, whole genome shotgun sequence genome has a window encoding:
- the LOC136518495 gene encoding uncharacterized protein: MAAIVNAPATARCSAAGPQLLPPRGAASSFPPSMMRKRTTGAPAGRLVAVSAVGDVAAEGNTYLIAGAVAVALVGTAFPILFSRKDTCPECDGAGFIRKAGATLRANAARKDQAQIVCPNCNGLGKLGQIDK; this comes from the exons ATGGCTGCCATCGTCAACGCGCCAGCAACTGCTCGTTGCTCGGCCGCCGGGCCGCAGCTGCTGCCACCACGGGGTGCTGCGTCGTCGTTTCCGCCGTCGATGATGAGGAAGAGGACGACGGGGGCGCCTGCCGGCCGGCTTGTCGCGGTCTCGGCTGTGGGCGACGTCGCGGCGGAGGGCAACACGTACCTCATCgccggcgcggtggccgtcgcgcTCGTGGGCACGGCCTTCCCCATACTCTTCTCGCGCAAGGACAC GTGCCCGGAGTGCGACGGCGCCGGGTTCATCCGGAAGGCGGGCGCGACGCTGCGGGCGAATGCGGCGAGGAAGGACCAGGCCCAGATCGTCTGCCCCAACTGCAACGGCCTCGGCAAGCTCGGACAGATCGACAAGTAG
- the LOC136516554 gene encoding E3 ubiquitin-protein ligase RDUF2-like, which translates to MATPSSPSPSRSPSSSYWCYQCDRFVRAAAAPASPSPACPSCGGGFLEEMGAPPPRAAYLRRPRAHHHVAADLRLRRARRGTSGGADSRASPFNPVIVLRRSPPTATTDAADGSSSPTAAANTGGSSFELFYDDGAGSGLRPLPDSMSDFLMGSGFERLLDQLAQIEAGGLAAARARDAPPASKAAVESMPVVSVGADYVAADAHCAVCKEPFELGAEAREMPCAHIYHADCILPWLALRNSCPVCRHEMPTDATAAAGATNTGEEETTVGLTIWRLPGGGFAVGRFAGGRRPEERELPVVYTEMDGGFNSGGAPRRISWGSRQAASTDRGTVRRFLRNVFACFGGRGHGASSSASRSHAMPELNDDDASDHSAAFSHGSRSRSTSWRLEDGHADAMVQR; encoded by the coding sequence ATGGCGAcgccctcctccccctccccctcccgctCCCCGTCCTCCTCCTACTGGTGCTACCAGTGCGACCGCTtcgtgcgcgccgccgccgctcccgcctCCCCATCCCCCGCCTGCCCTTCCTGCGGCGGGGGCTTCCTCGAGGAGATGGGCGCGCCACCACCACGCGCAGCCTACCTCCGCCGCCCCCGCGCGCACCACCACGTCGCCGCcgacctccgcctccgccgcgccCGTCGCGGCACTAGCGGCGGCGCCGACTCCCGCGCCTCGCCGTTCAACCCCGTCATCGTGCTCCGCCGCTCCcctcccaccgccaccaccgacgcCGCAGAcggctcctcctcccccaccgccgccgccaacaCCGGCGGGAGCAGCTTCGAGCTGTTCTACGACGACGGCGCGGGGTCGGGCCTGCGCCCGCTGCCCGACAGCATGTCGGACTTCCTCATGGGGTCGGGATTCGAGCGCCTGCTGGACCAGCTGGCGCAGATCGAGGCGGGCGGGCTCGCGGCGGCCCGCGCCCGCGACGCGCCGCCGGCGTCCAAGGCCGCCGTCGAGTCCATGCCCGTGGTCTCCGTCGGCGCAGACTACGTCGCCGCTGACGCGCACTGCGCCGTCTGCAAGGAGCCCTTCGAGCTGGGCGCCGAGGCCAGGGAGATGCCCTGCGCGCACATCTACCACGCCGACTGTATCCTCCCCTGGCTCGCCCTCCGTAACTCCTGCCCCGTCTGCCGCCACGAGATGCCCACCGACGCCACGGCCGCCGCTGGCGCCACCAACACCGGGGAGGAGGAGACTACGGTCGGGCTCACCATCTGGAGGCTCCCCGGCGGCGGGTTCGCGGTCGGGAGGTTCGCCGGCGGGCGGAGGCCCGAGGAGAGGGAGCTCCCCGTGGTGTACACGGAGATGGACGGCGGGTTCAACAGCGGCGGCGCGCCCCGGCGGATCTCGTGGGGGTCCAGGCAGGCCGCGTCCACGGACAGGGGCACCGTCCGCCGCTTCCTCCGCAACGTCTTCGCCTGCTTTGGAGGACGCGGCCATGGtgcgtcgtcgtcggcgtcgcggTCGCACGCCATGCCTGAGCTCAACGACGACGACGCGTCTGATCATAGCGCAGCGTTCAGCCATGGGTCCAGGAGCCGGAGCACCAGCTGGAGGCTCGAAGACGGCCATGCCGACGCCATGGTGCAGAGATGA